The genomic region TCGCTGACCAGCCGGGTCCAGCCCGCGCCCGTCCCGTCGGGCTGCACGGCCACGGCGCCCGCGGCGCGCATCACCAGCCCGCCCATCGAGTGGCCCACCAGGGCGATCCGGGTGACCTCGACGGGCCAGTGCTCGACGACCTGCTGCAGCAGCGCGGTCAGGGCCGCGCCGTTCTCGCGCAGCGACAGGCCGGTGTTGGCGCGCAGCAGCAGCGGGGTCCACCCGCGCGCGGCCAGGTCGTCGGCGTACGTCGTGCCGGTGCGCTCGCGGTGCCGGCCCCAGTAGGACTCGTCCTCGCACAGGCCGTGCAGCAGCACCACGACCCGTCCGGTCGCGTCGGGGAAGGCCTGGGCCAGCCCGGGACCGTCGGGCACCACGTCGCGCCCGCCGAGCCGCACCGCGGTCGAGATGGCCATCTGCGGGCGCTCGCGCAGCAACCGGTCGCCGATCAGGCCGTTGACGGCGGCACTGACGAACCGGCCCCGGGTCGAGTCCTCCAGGCGCGGGCCGGCGCCGGTGGCCGCCGCGCGGTCGAGCCCGCGCGAGGCGGTGCGCAGGCCCAGCCCCAGCCCGCCGTACACGGCGCCCGCGATGCCGCGGTGGGCCGTCTCGACGACCCCGGGCCCGGTGCCGCCGAGGCGACGGCCCAGGCCGTGCACCCGGTCGAGCCAGGCGGTGTGGGTGTCGCGCGCGCTGCGCACGACCAGGGCGTCGGCGACCTCGCAGGCCAGCGAGGCGAGGTCGAGCACCGAGGGGCCGCTGGCGGTGGTCATGGGTGCACCCTAGCGCCTCAGTGGACGAGCGTGCACTCGATCATCGCGGGGCCCCCGGACGCCACGACCCGCCCGAGCAGTGCTCGGGCGGGTCGTGGGCGGGCACGCGCCAGGCTCAGGCCTGGGCGTCCTCGGTCTCGCTGTCGCTCTCGTCCTCGACCTGGGCCTCGGCCGGCTCAGCGGCCTCCGCCTCGGGCTCCTCGGCCGGCTGCTCCATGATGGTGCCGTCGGGCTGCAGGTTCTTCAGCTCCAGCACGTTGCCCGAGGCGTCCTTGACGGTCGCCGACTCCACCAGCACCGCCAGCGCCTTGCCGCGCAGGATCTCCTGCACGAGCTCGGGGATGTGGTTGTGCTCGAACATGTGGTTCGCGAACTCCTGCGGGTCCTGGCCGGACTGCTGGGCGCGACGGATCAGGTGCTGGGAGAGCTCCTGCTGGTCGACGCCGAGCTCCTCCTTCTTCGCGATCTCGTCGAGCAGGAACTGCGCGGCGACGGCGTCGCGGACCCGGCGGTCGAGCTCGGCCTCGAACTCCTCCTGGGTCTGCTCCTCGTCCTCGAGGTACTTCTCCATCGTGATGCCGGCCATCATCAGCTGCTGCTCGATGTTCTGGCGGCGCGCGTTGAGCTCGTCGGTGACCATCGTCTCCGGCAGCGGGACGCTGATCTTCTCGAGGAGGGCCTCGAGCACCGCGTCGCGGGCCTCGGCGGCCTGCTCGAGGCGCTTGCCGTTGCCCAGGCGCGAGCGGACGTCGGCCACGAGCTCCTCGGAGGTGTCGAACTCGGAGGCCAGCTGGGCGAACTCGTCGTCGAGCTCGGGCAGCTCCTGCTCCTGGACCTGGCTGACCGAGACGGCCACCTCGACCTCCTCGCCGACGAGGTCGCCGCCGACGAGCTGGGAGGTGAAGGTCTTGTCGTCGCCGGCCTTCATGCCGACCAGCGCGTCGTCGAGGCCGTCGATCATGCCGCCCTTGCCGACCTGGTAGCTCATGCCGGCCACCTCGGCGCCCTCGAGCACCTCGCCGTCCTTCATGGCCTTGAGATCGAGCACGACGAAGTCACCCTCGGCCGCGGCACGCTCGACGTCGGCGAGGGTGCCGAAGCGCTCACGCAGCGACTGGACCTGCTCGTCGACGTCCTCGTCGCTGATCTCGATGTCGTCGACCTGGGCCTCGAGGCCCTCGTAGGCCGGCAGCTCGATCTGCGGCTTGACGTCGACCTCGGCGGTGAACTCGACGAGGTCGTTGTCCTCGAGCCGGGTCACCTCGATCTCGGGCTGCGCGAGCGGCTCGAGCGAGTTCTCCTGCAGCGCCTCCATGTACTTCTTCGGCAGCGCGTCGTTGATGGCCTGGTCGAGGACCGCGCCCCGGCCGACCTGACGGTCGATGACCATCGGCGGCACCTTGCCCCGGCGGAAGCCGGGGACGTTGATCTGCTGGGCGATCGCCTTGTAGGCCGCGTCGAGGCTCGGCTTGAGCTCCTCGAAGGGCACCTCGACGGTCAGCTTGGCCCGGGTCGGGCTCAAGGTCTCGACGGCGCTCTTCACAGGGTGTCTCCTCATGGTTCGGTGGTGGTGTCGGCACAGGTGGTTCGTGGTGTGACGTCGGGGCGACAGGACTCGAACCTGCGGTCTCCTGCTCCCAAAGCAGGCGCGCTAGCCACTACGCTACGCCCCGCCAAAGCGCCCCCTCCGGCTCGCGTCGCGAGGCCGCCGGGGGCTCCTTGGAGCGGATGACGGGAATCGAACCCGCGTAGCCAGTTTGGAAGACTGGGGCTCTACCATTGAGCTACATCCGCACGCACCGGGGCTCCGCCCCCGTGTACCCCCGGACCGTGGTGCCGGTGGGTGCGCAGGTGCGGGTCCCCTGGACCACCGAATCGTGCCACACGCCGCGGCCGCGGCCACAACCGGCGCCGACCGCCCACCGCGACCAGCGCCGCCGCCCCCGGCCCGATCAGCGCCGGTGCACGACCACCATGGCCCGGTCGTCGTCGGGTGAGCCCAGCGAGGCGACCAGCCGCTCGGCCGAGCCCACGAAGCTGCCGTGCAGCAACGTCTCGGCCTGCCCCAGCATCCGGTCCAGGCCCATCTCGATGTCGCGGCGCGGGCGCTCGACCATCCCGTCGGTGTAGAGCAGCACGGCGTCACCAGGACCCAGCACCCCCTGCGCGACCTCGAACTCGGCGTCCTCGATCAGCCCCAGGACCGGGCCGGCACTCGGCAGCACCCCCCAGCGGCCCGACCCCGAGTGGCGCTGGACGGCCGGCGGGTGGCCGGCGCTGCGCACCGAGAAGTCGCCGGTCACGAGGTCGAGCGAGAGGTGCACGGCCGTGGCGAAGCCCTCGTCCCAGCCCTGGCGCAGCAGGTAGTCGTTGGCGGCCTCCAGGAAGTCCTCGGGCGCCAGGGCGCCGAGCATGCCGCCGAACGCGCCCGAGAGCAGCAGCGCGCGGGTGCCGGCGGCGTCGCCCTTGCCGGACACGTCCACGACCACGACCTCGAGGCGGGTGTCGTCGGCGAGCACCGTGGCGACCAGGAAGTCCCCGGCGAAGGGCGTGCCCGAGGCGGAGCGCAGCGCCGACTCCACGAGCCAGCCCGCCGGCAGGGCGGGGATGCCGCCCTGGTTGAGCAGCCGGTCGCGCAGGTCGACGAACATCGACTCGCCGGTGTTGCCGGCCACGCCCAGGCTGGAGCGGCGGCGGGCGGTGACGAGCACGATGGCCGCCATCAGCCCCTCGATCACCGCCACCGCCACGATGCGGCTGGTGACCTCGGCCTGCAGGACCAACGTGGCGACGACCATCGCGACGATCCAGCCCACGAACCACGGCAGCTGGCGCGGGTTGAGCACCAGGCTGCCCAGCAGCAGGGGCACCATCAGCGCGGTGACCGGGAAGACGGCCGGCGCCAGGGCCACCCCGACGACCAGGGCGGCGGCCAGGAGGCACAGCAGCGCGGCGGTACGGAACTGGCGGACCCGGCCCCGCCGCCACATCAGGCGCACCCGGTCGAGCCCGGTCGCCACGGCCCCCGGGTCGGAGTGGTCGAACGCCGCGTCCATGGTCCGTCCTTCGCCGGGGTTCGGGCTCATCGTAGAGCCCGGGAGCGGAACGTGGGCTGGCAACGGCTGCACCAGAAGAGGTTGCGACCGGCCATCTCGGTGGTGCGCACCGCGCGACCGCAGACCAGGCAGGGCTGGCCGTGGCGCCGGTAGACGTAGACCTCGCCGCCGTGGTCGTCGCGGCGCGGCGCACGCCCCATGGCCTCGGGCTCGTGCTCGGGGCGCACGGTGTCGATCCGCCCCGTGCGCACGCCCTCGGTCATCAGCACGACCAGGTCGTCCCACATGGCGCGCCACTGGCCCACCCGCAGCGTGCGGCCGGGGCGCTGGGGGTCGAGACGGTGCCGGAAGAGCACCTCCGCGCGGTAGACGTTGCCCACGCCCGCCAGCACCGACTGGTCCATCAGCAGCGCCCCGATCGGCGTGCGGCTGCGGCGGATCCGCTCCCACGCCCGGTCGGGGTCGGCGTCGGCGCGCAGCGGGTCGGGTCCCTGGCGCTCGAGCACCGCGTCGCGCTGGGGCCCGGTCAGCAGCTCGCAGGCGGTGGCCCCGCGCAGGTCGGCGTACGCCCGGCCGCCGGCGTCGGCCGCGACCAGCCGCAGCCGCACCTGGCCCACCGGGTCGGGGACCTCCTCGACGTCGGGGTGCACGTCGAGCTTGCCGTAGAGACCCAGGTGCACGTGCACCCAGCGCTCACCGGGGAAGGCGAGGAAGAGGTGCTTGCCCCACGCCTCGGCGTGCTCGAGCACGCCCCCGTCGAGCTGGGCGGCCGCCTCGGCGAAGCGGCCCTGCGGGCTGGAGACGGCGACCCGCCGCCCGGCGAACGCTGCGCCCAGGTGCCCGGCGAGCCGGTGGAGGGTGTGCCCCTCAGGCATCGGTCCCCTCGTCGGGACCCAGGCCCCGCGCCGACTCCGGCAGCGGCGGCAGCACCGACGTCTCGTCGTACGACGCGAGCTGGCCGATGCGCCGCACGTGGCGCTCGTCGCCGCTGAACGGCTCGGCCAGGAAGACCTCCACGAAGCGGGTCATGTCGTCGAGGCTGTGCATCCGGCCGCCGACAGAGACCATCTGCGCGTCGTTGTGGTCGCGGGCGAGCTTCGCGGTCTCCTCCGACCAGGCCAGCGCGCAGCGGATGCCCTCGACCTTGTTGGCCGCCATCTGCTCGCCGTTGCCGGAGCCACCGACCACCACGCCCATCGAGTCCTGGCCGGCGGCGCGCTCGCGGGCCACGGCCTCGGCGGCGCGCAGGCAGAAGACGGGGTAGTCGTCGAGGGCGTCGTAGACGAACGGGCCGTGGTCGACCGGCTCGTAGCCGTGCTCGGTGAGCCAGGCGACGAGGTGGGCCTTCAGGTCGAGTCCGGCATGGTCGGAGCCCAGGTGCACGCGCATGGCGGGATCATCCCAGAGCCGGGCGAGCGGGTCGGCTCAGGGGTACATGCCCAGGAACGCCGCCACCTGGCGGGTCATCGGCTCGGCGGCGTCGAAGACCTCGGGGTGTCGCCAGAAGCCGTGCACCTGGCCCAGGTAGCGGGTCGCGACCACGGCGACCCCGGCGTCGGCCAGCAGCGCGGCCAGGTGCTCGCCCTCGTCGCGCAGCGGGTCGTGCTCGGCCGTGGTCACCAGGGTCGGTGGCAGCGCCCAGAGCCGGTCGGAGCGCAGCGGCGCCAGGTCGGGGTGCTCCAGGTCGGCCGGGGTGGCGGCGTACTGCTGCCAGTACCACTGCGCCTCGCGCGGGTCGAAGCCGTCGGCGGCGGTGCGGTAGCTCTCGAACGCGCCCTCGGGGTCGAGGAAGGGGTAGACCAGCGCGAGCGCCCGGAAGCGCCCGGGGTGGCGCAGCGCCGCCACCAGGGCCAGGTTGGCCCCCGCGCTGTCGCCGTGCACGTAGAGCGGCGCCTCCAGCTCGTACGCCGCGCCCTCGCGCGCCAGCCAGGCCAGCACCGTGTCGACGTCGTCGGGGGCCGCGGGGAACCGGTGCTCCGGCGGGCGGCGGTAGTCCACGCTGAGCACCGTGACCTCGCTGCGGTTGGCCAGCCGGCGCGCCGCGGCGTCGTGGACGTCGATGTCGTGGAAGACGAAGCCGCCGCCGTGCAGGTGCACCAGGGTGCCCTCGCGCGCGTCGCGGGGCCGGTAGAGCCGGCAGCGGA from Nocardioides salarius harbors:
- a CDS encoding PP2C family protein-serine/threonine phosphatase, producing MDAAFDHSDPGAVATGLDRVRLMWRRGRVRQFRTAALLCLLAAALVVGVALAPAVFPVTALMVPLLLGSLVLNPRQLPWFVGWIVAMVVATLVLQAEVTSRIVAVAVIEGLMAAIVLVTARRRSSLGVAGNTGESMFVDLRDRLLNQGGIPALPAGWLVESALRSASGTPFAGDFLVATVLADDTRLEVVVVDVSGKGDAAGTRALLLSGAFGGMLGALAPEDFLEAANDYLLRQGWDEGFATAVHLSLDLVTGDFSVRSAGHPPAVQRHSGSGRWGVLPSAGPVLGLIEDAEFEVAQGVLGPGDAVLLYTDGMVERPRRDIEMGLDRMLGQAETLLHGSFVGSAERLVASLGSPDDDRAMVVVHRR
- a CDS encoding Fpg/Nei family DNA glycosylase, with product MPEGHTLHRLAGHLGAAFAGRRVAVSSPQGRFAEAAAQLDGGVLEHAEAWGKHLFLAFPGERWVHVHLGLYGKLDVHPDVEEVPDPVGQVRLRLVAADAGGRAYADLRGATACELLTGPQRDAVLERQGPDPLRADADPDRAWERIRRSRTPIGALLMDQSVLAGVGNVYRAEVLFRHRLDPQRPGRTLRVGQWRAMWDDLVVLMTEGVRTGRIDTVRPEHEPEAMGRAPRRDDHGGEVYVYRRHGQPCLVCGRAVRTTEMAGRNLFWCSRCQPTFRSRALR
- the tig gene encoding trigger factor, with translation MKSAVETLSPTRAKLTVEVPFEELKPSLDAAYKAIAQQINVPGFRRGKVPPMVIDRQVGRGAVLDQAINDALPKKYMEALQENSLEPLAQPEIEVTRLEDNDLVEFTAEVDVKPQIELPAYEGLEAQVDDIEISDEDVDEQVQSLRERFGTLADVERAAAEGDFVVLDLKAMKDGEVLEGAEVAGMSYQVGKGGMIDGLDDALVGMKAGDDKTFTSQLVGGDLVGEEVEVAVSVSQVQEQELPELDDEFAQLASEFDTSEELVADVRSRLGNGKRLEQAAEARDAVLEALLEKISVPLPETMVTDELNARRQNIEQQLMMAGITMEKYLEDEEQTQEEFEAELDRRVRDAVAAQFLLDEIAKKEELGVDQQELSQHLIRRAQQSGQDPQEFANHMFEHNHIPELVQEILRGKALAVLVESATVKDASGNVLELKNLQPDGTIMEQPAEEPEAEAAEPAEAQVEDESDSETEDAQA
- a CDS encoding alpha/beta hydrolase, which translates into the protein MLYPQSRRFVEAAALTPKVFEPGFDIEESRRQARELAAGLPREDVEQVLDVDADGVRCRLYRPRDAREGTLVHLHGGGFVFHDIDVHDAAARRLANRSEVTVLSVDYRRPPEHRFPAAPDDVDTVLAWLAREGAAYELEAPLYVHGDSAGANLALVAALRHPGRFRALALVYPFLDPEGAFESYRTAADGFDPREAQWYWQQYAATPADLEHPDLAPLRSDRLWALPPTLVTTAEHDPLRDEGEHLAALLADAGVAVVATRYLGQVHGFWRHPEVFDAAEPMTRQVAAFLGMYP
- a CDS encoding PGAP1-like alpha/beta domain-containing protein, which produces MTTASGPSVLDLASLACEVADALVVRSARDTHTAWLDRVHGLGRRLGGTGPGVVETAHRGIAGAVYGGLGLGLRTASRGLDRAAATGAGPRLEDSTRGRFVSAAVNGLIGDRLLRERPQMAISTAVRLGGRDVVPDGPGLAQAFPDATGRVVVLLHGLCEDESYWGRHRERTGTTYADDLAARGWTPLLLRANTGLSLRENGAALTALLQQVVEHWPVEVTRIALVGHSMGGLVMRAAGAVAVQPDGTGAGWTRLVSDVVTLGTPHLGAPVAQGIGHGSRGLSLLPETAAFGRLLDWRSVGVHDLVAGLAEDVPALPHARYRLVAATLSAAERHPVGQVVGDLLVRPPSAYGRDRRGGELFPGATVLHVGRSGHFDLLNHPEVLTSLRRWLD
- a CDS encoding ribose-5-phosphate isomerase: MRVHLGSDHAGLDLKAHLVAWLTEHGYEPVDHGPFVYDALDDYPVFCLRAAEAVARERAAGQDSMGVVVGGSGNGEQMAANKVEGIRCALAWSEETAKLARDHNDAQMVSVGGRMHSLDDMTRFVEVFLAEPFSGDERHVRRIGQLASYDETSVLPPLPESARGLGPDEGTDA